The segment ttaagaaactcaaatatcctatctctaaatattagaatatcatgaaaaagtatactagtagggtattaaacaaatcacttgaattgtctaattaactcaaacacctgcaagggtttcctgagccttgacaaacactcagctgttataaatctttttttacttggtctgaggaaatattaaaattttatgagataggattttagagttttcttaagctgtaggccataatcagcaatattataagaatatatttcagttgatttgtaatgaatccagaatgcatgacatttttttttttttattatttttaaaaataaagaactttatcacaatattctaattttctgagacagtcctgtatatatatatataaatttcatatatatatatatctaaataaacattcagatatcatttatattcattatatatatatatatattatgtgtatatgCATCCTGTGTGTCCTTGCGGTCCAGATGTGTCTCTGGGGGTTCTGACGCGGCGCTTCCTGGAGCTGCTGGCGGCGTCTCCGGACGGCTCGGTGGACCTACGGCACGTGGCCACGGTCCTGCAGACGCGGCGCCGCCGGGTCTATGACATCACCAACGTGCTGGAGGGAATCAGCCTCATGGAGAAGGAGTCGACCAACAAGTTCAAGTGGATGTGAGCCAacagaatattgttattataatatctGCTGTTATTGTTATTGCCCCACGTTAAAGCCAGTAAGTTTTAATATATAACCGTCAGCTGAcagctataaatatatatacaatatatataatataagtataaaaaaaatatatatatattatagatgtatatatataaaatatatatgtatatatatgtgtgtaatatatagatgcatatataaaatatatataatataaatataaaatatatataatatatgtatgtatgtgtatatatatatataaaatgtatataatataaatatatatatataatatatgtatatatatatatatgtgatatatatataatattatatatctgttatatttatacataatattatatatatatataatagcatatattatgtatgtatatataggactgtctcagaaaattagaatattgtgatgaagttctttattttctgtaatgcaattaaaaaaacaaatgtcatgcattctggattcattacaaatcaactgaaatattgcaagccttttattcttttaatattgctgattatggcttacagcttaagaaaactctaaaatcctatctcataaaattttaatatttcctcagaccaagtaaaaaaaaagatttataacagctgagtgtttgtcaaggctcaggaaacccttgcaggtgtttcgagttaattagacaattcaagtgatttgtttaataccctactagtatactttttcatgatattctaatatttagagataggatatttgagttttcttaagctgtaagccataatcagcaatattaaaagaataaaaggcttgcaatatttcagttgatttgtaatgaatccagaatgcatgacatttttgtttttttaattgcattgcagaaaataaagaacttcatcacaatattctaattttctgagacagtcctgtatatataatattaatattattatatataacttTTAGGCTTCTCAAAAAGCTGAGAATTTTCTGCTTTCCATTATTTTCAAATTCACTAATTACTTTAATTCATTGGCTGAACAATTAATCTTTCAAATTATTAACGGATGaatcaacattttgttttgctATCTGAACTAATAGCTGCTATTCCACTTAGTTTTTAGcattttctttaaaacatatattcaTAATTGTTGAGTCAAATTGCTGTTGAATCCGATGTAACGGCGCTCTGTGGCGCCGCCCGTCCAGAGGAAGCTGTCGGATCTCCGGCTTCCTGCGGATCAACCAGCAGAAGTTCCAGAGGGAGCTGGAGAACCTGAAGCTGGTGGAGGAGACGCTGGACTCGCTCATCAAGAGCTGCGCCCAGCAGCTGTTCGACATGACGGACGACGCCCACAACGCCAGATATCCTTCACAGCGCGTACCGCTGCCACTGCTTTGCTGCCCCCGTGTGGCCACAAACAGCGACTGCAGGTTTCTTTAACGCGCCCTCCTCACGTCGGCCTACGTCACCGCCGAGGACGTCGGCCGGCTCGCCGCCTTCCGGGAGCAGACGGTGCTCGTGGTCAAAGCGCCGGAGGAAACCAAGTTGGAGGTTCCTGCGCCCAAAGAGGTCAAACAAAATGGCCGATGTGTGGATGAATCAAcagggagttgttgttgttgttgttgttgtttctattgACGATTGAAAGGTTATTTCATATATATCTTTCTGGACCTGATACGTTCAGGAAGTAGACGCATGTTGTGTGTCTTCAgttcatgacgtgtgtgtgtgtgtgtgtgtgtgtgtgtgtgtgtgtgtgtgtgtgtgtgtgtgtgtgtgtgtgtgtgtgtgtgtgtgtgtgtgtgtgtgtgtgtgtgtgtgtgtgtgtgtgtgtgtgtgtgtgtgtgtgtaggacagCATCCAGGTGCAcctgaagggggggaggggccccaTCACGGTTCTGACCTATGACATCGTGGCTGAAGGAGAccctgagaagaagaagagcttctTAACGCTGGAGGAGAGCCGGATAGCGACCGCCGTGCTGCTCACAGGTAACCATGACgacacacctgtctgtccccccccccccccccccatcacgtGTCTGATATGGTTGTGTTCTCCAGGGTCCAGCAGTCCGCAGAGCGCGTAGCCGCCAGACGGCCACCAGGAGGCGCCGGCTGTCCTCTCCAGGAGCCTGAACGCCTCGTCTCCGTggtaacgggaggcgtccaggctGTCTGTCACCTGACTCAGCCAGAATGTTTAAATCATGAATCGACTCCCAACACCTGAGGATCCATTTCAGTGTCTTTTGACTgaataggaggaagaggaggaggaggaggaagaagagtttgacccGGGACCTGTCTTTGTGTTGTGATGTTTTGGAGGGGAGGAGCTTAGTgactctgtctcactctttattttactttctttgtgttttttgtatcaGTTTAAAGGAGAAAAGATTCTTGAATCAATAAAACTATTGAGAGAGCGTGAAGAGGAGTGTTGTTAGAGTGACATCTTAAAGACAcacgctgacctttgacctctgcagcGTAGAAATTATTTACAGAACGAAATGTCGCAAAAAAAATCCTGGGAAgcaaaataagaaaatataaataaagaaacttAATAGAGAGATGTTGAAATGAATGTTGCCAgaatcaaaatatattttttcattatttgtttatatatgtttatataacttaatttgttatttttaatacAGTGACGCCATGATGCAGTTGCAGTTAGATGACACTAGGGGTCACTATAACCCACACACACGTTTCACTTAAGTTTTATTATTGTGCACTGTTTAGTATggagtatatatgtgtatacatgtatatatacaacaggacatatacattatatataatgtccGGATACAGCTGATAGAGAAGGGTTATTCACAATGTGAATTAGctgccacacacaaacacacacacattattacacacacacacagctcggtTGATGATGGTTGGCATGTTGCATCTCAGCGTGACTGAAGCAGCAGTGGGTTGTTCGGAGCTGATGACGCCAATCAGGACTATaaataactcacacacacacacacacgaaggcGTCCGCCTCGTGCGTCACGCTTCATACACGCCTCCTCTCCGTTGGGTCTCAGCCACACTGGAGGATGAACTTTGCTATGATGTGATGAAGTGAGGCTGTGGTCCTCATCACGCCTCCAGAGCTCtgtggttgtggttgttgttgttgttgccacaTCATCGTCATGAAGAGGTGGAGGTGTTGCATCACTTCctctcggctgctggctggggACAATAAACCGGCTCCGGTAgtcgctgcatgtgtgtgtgcatacatttgtgtatatatatatatatatatatatatatatatatatatactgcggGGTAATTTATATGGCACTGTGCACAATTCAAAGGGTGACCACTTGGGGTCAGCAGCTCACTGTTTACTGACTGTTGATAATGTCGCACGCAGCCGTGCGGTCGAAGCCGTGTGGTACTGAGGCAGCACCGCATCGTCGATGATGTCCACGGGTTCATAACGACAGCGTGGACATTATCGACGACACGGTCCTGCCTCTCGCCTCGTCGCTTCATTACTCTGACCTTCACTCGTCTTCATCATGGCGTCGTGACGTCAGCGGTTCTGATCAGCACAGAGACGCCGTCACATCGTCCGACTTCTCTCTGTCCACCTCATCGTCTCTGCTAGAAGCAAAGATAAAAACAGCAACACAATTAAAACGTGAAACCCCGTGTCCCAATCGGGGGTGAAGTTTAGACATCGTGGTTAAACCGTGTAGAACTATAATAAACGTGAGCAAATATATTggtgttagggttagggttaggagtCAGGAGTTAGGAGTCAGGAGTTAGGAGTCAGGAGTTAGGAGTCAGGAGTTAGGAGTCAGGAGTCAGGAGTCAGGAGTTAGGAGTCAGGAGTTAGGAGTCAGGAGTCAGGAGTCAGGAGTCAGGAGTCAGGAGTTAGGAGTCAGGCCACTCGGCACGGTTCTGGAACTAGCGTCACGTAGTTCCGTGCTATCGGAAAAAGCGAGACGGCAGAAAGCAAGAGGAAGAAACTCTCTAACTTTGTTTAGATTTACttcttcaaagtcaaactttgcagagaggcGGGTCACATGTTGGGCTCTGATCCGTGTTCCTTCAGACATGTTCTGGGCACCAAGAGATATTCATGATCAAGAGATAATAATGAAGGCCTTTCTTCTTAGATGAACCTGAAACTATTTTGGCTATTACTGTATGTTTTACATCATTATATTAAATATGCTTATATCAgtaaatatatctatacatgTTGAAGTTCTTCA is part of the Pseudoliparis swirei isolate HS2019 ecotype Mariana Trench chromosome 12, NWPU_hadal_v1, whole genome shotgun sequence genome and harbors:
- the e2f6 gene encoding transcription factor E2F6 isoform X2, which translates into the protein MVKCVVSGCQSRVTNVPRGIFNRPPKRFFNFPEDTARVKVWLAALRETQKQDSTDQHLICEDHFLPEDISASGVNGDAIPIMPPYLDGPMGRVSPWGAESSSSEEEEEEGEAAHWAPCGGEEDEEDEDAPVKVEPPEPPEHRDPGAKKTSETKTPSLSPPQKRIHNKRTDVSLGVLTRRFLELLAASPDGSVDLRHVATVLQTRRRRVYDITNVLEGISLMEKESTNKFKWIGSCRISGFLRINQQKFQRELENLKLVEETLDSLIKSCAQQLFDMTDDAHNARSAYVTAEDVGRLAAFREQTVLVVKAPEETKLEVPAPKEDSIQVHLKGGRGPITVLTYDIVAEGDPEKKKSFLTLEESRIATAVLLTGSSSPQSA
- the e2f6 gene encoding transcription factor E2F2 isoform X1, producing MVKCVVSGCQSRVTNVPRGIFNRPPKRFFNFPEDTARVKVWLAALRETQKQDSTDQHLICEDHFLPEDISASGVNGDAIPIMPPYLDGPMGRVSPWGAESSSSEEEEEEGEAAHWAPCGGEEDEEDEDAPVKVEPPEPPEHRDPGAKKTSETKTPSLSPPQKRIHNKRTGWCFISTEKYKYKSNVDGGDGDVSLGVLTRRFLELLAASPDGSVDLRHVATVLQTRRRRVYDITNVLEGISLMEKESTNKFKWIGSCRISGFLRINQQKFQRELENLKLVEETLDSLIKSCAQQLFDMTDDAHNARSAYVTAEDVGRLAAFREQTVLVVKAPEETKLEVPAPKEDSIQVHLKGGRGPITVLTYDIVAEGDPEKKKSFLTLEESRIATAVLLTGSSSPQSA